Genomic segment of Panicum virgatum strain AP13 chromosome 2K, P.virgatum_v5, whole genome shotgun sequence:
ttcgaatcgaatttgttaaccttgcaaggcagacctaaacacacgtcacgtggttactcccagagtcacacgtgcaacatttcccctttctttccgggttgtggatcagggtcaccgtcctcgactacagagtacgacgactctgcacccgcatgtgcgcgcatgagaaacgacgttcaaagaaggtgaaagtaaagtccacttgccggtccaatcaggtacttaagcttaccgattatcatattctcggcatgtgtctagtacgttcaaacgcttaaccaccactaccacacactgcggccttatccaatttcactaaacagacggggcatcacaagtaccacagccccgcccgtaaGCCTTATAGTTACAGCAGGTattaaacaatcaactcctataattctcgcgagtgacaggaaatcactcgacttctaccgaataattagcatagccaactagcgacctacacatactagtgttcaagcataggtacctaggatcatgcaactaaggttccagtcaacttctgtaaacttaaatgcacaaatagataggaacaacaataagttgcataaatttaaaatagttggacatgctccggggcttgcctggaattaacactaggtcagtgttagttaaagAACAACTGCTCGGCGAACATCTTCTTTCGGTCGtgtacatcgggatccatccgtccatcttctggatgtgtccaccattcaccgtcttctggctcgactccaacatcacatccttcacgtggttcatctatcgtacctaaatgaaatgcaacaatgtatacgtatgaatgcaaagttccgaGTGGCTTAGTGATTTAGGTGTTAAtagttttccttcacgataaagttgcagtCCAACATGAGGTGAGTTTGGATGTgaaacttcttaattaacatttcctgggcagtcatttataaaTTGGTTATTTAATACAACTTAGTTCATAAAAGAACGGGGTGGTTTCAAAATCTTACTAACTCATGTAACACCAGCACTTTAACAAAGACTAAATCACTAGTGTATAGTCCAACAATAAAGTTCCTCCTAGCTAAAGGCTAAATCGTATAGGTCAAATAGTGCAATTAATGGCAGTGAAAGCTTAACTGAACGTTGACTAACCTAAGATGAGattactataaatttttcagatttaaaaggtcagtacacaaggcatgaaaaataaaacacgTGATCGCtacattaatcaagtttaagtCATACAAGCAATTATACTGAGTTTCAGGGGCTCAAACTTTACTGCCATGATTATGTACTCAAGGGAGAGCTCTAGTAAAagtatgagatttttctaatgaaggaaactagggtttttgatttacaaagtttattcatgaataaataaaAAGGACTAGTGATACcttactaaaaattcccaaaatttttctctaGCATCTAGGAACTAACGTAaggcttctgtaaaaatttcagctcaggAAAATTAAAACAGAACCCTGTggattaaattttatttaacaaaggcataaaccaagatctaatgaaacatatagctagatttgtcaaaatgtcatcaaatttttacagtaagctaCTCATCTAGGGTATAGCACactgtccaaaaactagccttagTTCAGGAATACAACAGGAGATACATACAAAGGTGTataaaactaatatttaatatagagataaaactattgGTCAAATTCAAAActggatgtaacaaaagttgtggGTCTtattgcaaggattccaaaacatttggatttgtatttttcttatttttctacgattttatacaaattttcaaagtttgctgttttgaagtTCCTTTACATTTTTGCGTTTAGCCCCCTGGAAACTTTGCTTCTTTTAACCTGGGGTCCCTGGTCGGACCAGAAACAGAGGAGGGCAAAACGGCCGGGTTTTCGGAGTgcttgctcgccggcggcaagggagatgtgggggaaaagggagaggacgTCGAGGCGCACCTGTGGGTGGTCTCGGGGCTCGCGGGGATGGCCggacggggctcgccggcgtgaagcaatgggcggcggcgggtctgtgcaacggcggcggtgttccggtGGCTtggggcggtggtggaggggtCGGGGAGCTTCCTGGGGGCGAGTTGAAGCGGTCTGGGGGCTCGGTTGTGGTGTAGGAGGGTCGGACAGGGGAGCTCCACGGGAGCAGTgcgacggcggccatggggtgccgtggcggcagctcgccggcggcgattaggaggggcggccggccctgggAGGCTCGTGGGGAGGCGAGGAAGGCTGCTGGGGGTTTAATTTGGGGAAAAAGGAATCGAAGGGGGCGATGCCACGACGAGCCGAGCTccgcggccatggcgatggCGGGTGGCGCCTCTGGCGCAGGGAGCTCGAGCTCTGGCTCTagcgcgagaagaggaagaggcgaaCTTGAGTTTGGCATCGTGAAAGGGTGAGGACGGCTTGAACGGCGCGGCGACGCGTGTAGCACTGACGTCGAGAACGGCGACGGCGTCCACGGCGTGTCGAGCGGAAGGACgacgggggcgcgtggcgagcgtGCAAGGCGCCAGGGAAGCTGGTATGGGGGCAAAACCGGGGACGGGGAAGGCGGTTTCGGCCGGAGGCGCGACGCGTCGGCGGCCagtggccgcgccggcggcgaacggcgtCTTCACGGCGAGGAACAGAGAGGAAGATGGAGTGAGGGCAAATGCGTAAATAAAGCGAAATTCAAAACTCCAGTTTGTAATTTCAGTTTTTCTCCTTCtacatggcctcaaatgaaaaacttttgaataccaaagttgttcaaaatttcgagatctacaagtttcgtttcaggcaaaagttcatttgagacTTCGTtggaaagataaaatttgaaacttgagtacATTTGAAAAGTTACCATATgctttgaaattcaaaattttctcccatttttgtgtgataactcgaaaaactttgaacacaaaagttgttcgtcttttgaaaacctacaactttggttttgggcaaaaattcagttgagctatattttagaaattattttcaaagcagattagtttgaaatttgacagataaattaaatctttgaacactacggttcaaaggacctgtcattttatgttcaaatttttattttctctctttgacCTCAACAAGACTTTGATTTAACATGATTTTAGAGAGACGCCTATTCGTTTTTATATGTATACTTACATTagtttaaaaattatttacggtttctgatctatgcatctatacacatgcacatgcatgcacacataaatgtattcgattccattttcttggttgattatgcatgatatcatatttaatatttcttgcttagcattttaaaactctgggatgttACACCACCGCCCCCTCCTTTCCCTTGTTTCACGGGAGTGGAacgggagggaggaagaagaaaggcaatTTTGCCTTTAGGCCCCTGCTTTTCTCTCTATTCTATTAAGAaccctcccacctctctagttcttttccaaaagaaacccttcatatttttttctatatgcaaataaaccctccaccatATAGAAATAATTCTGAATATGCCCTGCCCCTTTTCAGAGTAACCCGtgtatttctagaaattacaaccaAGTCCTTTCTAGTCcaaaattaattacaaataagcccctgatctcggtttagcccctaaacctctctttaacctatcatttcatgcgccaaacattcTCCGAttgacctaaaactttaccacgccttttctaacataattccggccatgccattagaaaaccgcctagaaatattattcctatctccatatcttaattgtttccaattcgagctcaacgataaagtctttatttctttttcttgattgtgtgcttgcttgtgtgcgtcgtagatcacggtgtggacgagggagaacccgtcgacgagcagtaccgcaAGCAAGTGAACGTGGACCAATTCCGTGACCCTGAAttcgaaggacagtacctcgatcaggacttcccggaaggctttgagaacggcaagttcaatcccatcctttgatgcatattttgtcccagttttataaacacaacctattggcctattttacaaaactgcatatgttttgcctgctgaaaatatggttggatagccaccccttgatttgttataaccattccttgaccacctagattaatgtctgaatgtgatctgtttggacgttaatcgctgctagaacgatTAGGACCTTAAACATGGTACaacgtgtgagtgtgtgggaagggaaaatgtggaattttcgaaagatgagtttagacgttatggatggcacttctgtgtgaattgccgaatggtgtgctcatacctgtgtggttgagcaaggttgggagatatccatctcgtCACAATTAAAgactgagttggtgtgtcatcttgcctaactctactatcgtgcaaaccactcgaccgttgtatgggaaACGACTtacataaatcccactagttagtatgatagccatcaggagagctgagagcaacgggtgatcaaggagaagggataaactctatgtgacttatgccccagtTAAACCTCggagataggtcaatggccacttggtggatcccgtggtggttAGTCGGGTCttgctaaggtgggtaatggctttgctgGGATCTGTACCGACACTATGGTgttcgtgctgtggtaccccacttatgggtaaagttgcacacctctgcagagttaaaatctattcgaatagccgtgcccacgatACTGGGCAagttatggtttggtcacacaactagtgtttcttctgggaatggatgggatggcgtgagttgttttggaaaagtgtccggcagctgtgccgtgtgctacagcggatgaggagtccggttgcaaattttaaacttggatcctgtgtggatcaaccttACATGTTACTCGGTGCAAGAAAGTTGCTTTAAAAATCCTTTTCTTTCAAAagaacccatgcataaaaattagctttccgcaaataaaACTCTAGCTTTATCCTTGAATTACCTTGTGCATTacattctgtttataccccctccgtggatgtggttggacttgctgagtacgtttgtactcacccctttcttaatttttacagaggaagatccagacttcgttcccgaagacgttgagtaggggttccgtcctgcacccaactctgcctgtggtgttggtcCTGTTTAGGATGCTTTCGCTGGCGCAATACTCTGAGCCTGAGatggatcccatgtgggtcgtgCTCTGGGGTATCACTGTAGCATTTTTACTTCTTGTTATTGTCTGTCTCGAGTGTCCACCTCCTCGGAggattgtacggtgatgtaccatctgatgtaataaatgtgtatcagcctcctgggactgatatttgtaacGCATTTaaatcttctcttatgaggggacgcttcacatcGGGACATCCTACGCGTACCACAGCGGCGGTGCCCTCCCCCTCCACCACAGGTATGGCCCCCGTCGAGAGCGGAGAATAGCGtgggagaaaggaagaagacGAATAGTACCATTTTACACGAAGCCGTCGGATCATATTTGGACGGCATCGGTGCCGTGACTGTTAAAATTGCAGTCGCTACTACAACCGCGCCTGATCCCGGTCCGTAGGCCACGTATGCGAGGGTACCAAATACCACCAGAGATCCATGCCGAAACGGGGAGACGCGTTTATTAGCCCTCGCCTATCTCGCGCTGgcgtaccccccccccccccccccggcacgGCGATCAGCGTAGCAGCCAATCACTGAACTCCAACAAACTCCAATGATTGAGAAAGCCACTTTCATTTCATGGCGTGAGCTAATAGCCGTTCCGTCCAACGGCCGGCTGCCGTGCCCGTAGTTAGTCACAGGTCAAACCTGTGCAACAATAATACTACAAGATAGATACGTTTTGATCATGTCCGTGTTGAAGTTGAACTAGTATGTtaaaaaaatgtagaaaaaagTTTTCCATTTCGTTTCATTTCACAGAGACAAAGTCGTGAGAAAGAATAAGCCGAAATAA
This window contains:
- the LOC120695633 gene encoding vegetative cell wall protein gp1-like; protein product: MPNSSSPLPLLALEPELELPAPEAPPAIAMAAELGSSWHRPLRFLFPQIKPPAAFLASPRASQGRPPLLIAAGELPPRHPMAAVALLPWSSPVRPSYTTTEPPDRFNSPPGSSPTPPPPPQATGTPPPLHRPAAAHCFTPASPVRPSPRAPRPPTGTIDEPREGCDVGVEPEDGEWWTHPEDGRMDPDVHDRKKMFAEQLFFN